One Urocitellus parryii isolate mUroPar1 chromosome 9, mUroPar1.hap1, whole genome shotgun sequence DNA segment encodes these proteins:
- the Sec16b gene encoding protein transport protein Sec16B has product MEPWVPLRPSQPRGRPMAPPKDPGRGLQSGPHRPVPHPRHNGEGFHQWQDIHGSPQPLQDPRADHLQPPHAPRSGVDYYDGAYPSQGYSRPGFEDPYQRYHSPTMREEYAYGSYYYRGHPQQLQEERVPRQGTPYIWHEDYGDQKYLGGDRHRENQNSSFGMNSETQFQSISRSPYKDSPASSSGQERPGELFSESRLTGVCKNKPSLTSKSNLIQQHESGLSSSSYELSQYMADAPEQYDPRATAVWSPGQAGDVSAAGPNTPVKFYIPHVSVSFGPGGQLVCVCPNSPPDGQTALVELHSMEVILNDSEDQEEMRSFSGPLIREDVHKVDIMTFCQQKAAQRLKSETPGSKDSALLWQLLVLLCRQNGSMVGSDIAELLMQNCKLEKYKKQPPVANLINLTDEAWPVNSGPRNLLTGEVPPTVETPAQIMEKFTKLLYYGRKKEALEWAMKNHLWGHALFLSSKMDPRTYNWVMSGFTSTLALNDPLQTLFQLMSGRIPQAATCCGDKQWGDWRPHLAVILSNQAGDPELHQRAIVTMGDTLAGKGLVEAAHFCYLVAHVPFGHYTVKTDHLALLGSSHSQEFLKFATTEAIQRTEIFEYCQMLGRPKSFIPSFQVYKLLYASRLADYGLASQALHYCEAIGAAVLSQGESSHPVLLVELIKLAEKLKLSDPLALERRRGDRDQEPDWLLQLRRRHRELEQKAAGDIGDPPSARSDISGARGRITDTSCQDLLGHQGHSEVPGYHSALWPTPEQTSLPEPSPQQPFPLQQGPYPVGGGSGHMEAPVPLYSVPEPRLPGPSSDSGGDSVAVTGAPGGRVWEEALPTHPPSGESAASQDTSWQLDDPKDISKPQAPPAPKAHSFSESSTNVGQEDQEESSEEADQEPSPSAAEREKRGDLKENAKSSGFGWFSWFRSKPASNVSPSGEEDASDSTDSEEPPRASSPHQGLSPMPLLESPPLPGAGASSRGTGGGDLGRSSSRGATAEGTWTGGFSELEGVSSELHSRPGVLPPPALQGAVPLYNPSQVPQLPRAPSLSRPSRLAQRRYPTQPC; this is encoded by the exons ATGGAACCTTGGGTTCCCCTGCGGCCATCTCAGCCACGGGGGAGGCCCATGGCACCGCCAAAGGACCCCGGCCGAGGGCTTCAAAGTGGACCTCATCGGCCTGTTCCTCACCCTCGGCACAATGGAGAGGGGTTCCACCAATGGCAAGACATCCATGGGAGCCCACAGCCACTGCAGGACCCCCGGGCAGACCACCTGCAGCCCCCTCATGCACCCAGGTCTGGGGTGGACTACTATGACGGGGCCTACCCCAGCCAGGGGTACTCCAG GCCAGGCTTCGAGGATCCCTATCAGAGATATCACTCTCCAACTATGAGGGAAGAATATGCCTATGGGAGTTATTACTACCGTGGCCACCCGCAGCAGCTTCAGGAAGAAAGAG TGCCAAGGCAAGGGACTCCTTACATCTGGCATGAAGACTACGGAGATCAGAAGTACCTTGGTGGGGATCGCCATCGCGAAAACCAGAACAGTTCATTTGGGATGAACAGTGAGACCCAGTTTCA ATCCATCAGCCGGAGCCCTTATAAAGACAGTCCTGCTTCCAGCTCTGGACAGGAGCGGCCTGGGGAGCTCTTTTCGGAGAGTCGGTTAACTGGTGTCTGCAAGAATAAG CCATCACTGACCAGCAAGTCCAACCTCATCCAGCAGCACGAGTCTGGTCTCAGCTCCAGCAGCTATGAGCTCAGTCAGTACATGGCCGATGCGCCTGAGCAGTATGATCCTAGGGCGACAGCAGTTTGGAGTCCAGGTCAGGCAG GGGATGTCTCAGCAGCAGGTCCCAACACACCCGTGAAGTTCTACATCCCTCATGTGTCTGTGAGTTTTGGTCCAGGAGGtcagctggtgtgtgtgtgtcccaacTCTCCCCCTGATGGGCAGACGGCCCTTGTGGAGCTACACAGCATGGAG GTTATTCTTAATGATTCTGAAGACCAAGAGGAAATGAGAAGTTTCTCAGGACCCCTGATCCG GGAAGATGTTCACAAGGTCGATATCATGACATTTTGCCAGCAGAAAGCAGCTCAGAGGCTCAAGTCCGAGACCCCAGGAAGCAAAGACTCAGCTCTACTGTGGCAACTGTTAGTTCTCCTCTGTCGCCAGAATGGG TCCATGGTGGGGTCTGACATAGCTGAGCTGCTGATGCAAAACTGTAAGCTGGAGAAGTACAAGAAGCAGCCTCCCGTGGCCAACCTCATCAACCTGACCGACGAGGCCTGGCCGGTGAACTCCGGGCCCCGCAACCTGCTCACCGGGGAGGTCCCCCCGACGGTGGAGACACCTGCGCAGATCATGGAGAAATTCACCAAGCTGCTGTACTACGGGAGGAAGAAG GAGGCCTTGGAGTGGGCCATGAAGAACCACTTGTGGGGTCATGCTTTGTTCCTCTCCAGCAAGATGGATCCACGGACCTACAACTGGGTCATGAGTGG CTTCACCAGCACACTGGCGCTCAACGACCCTCTGCAGACCCTCTTCCAGCTCATGTCGGGGAGGATTCCACAAGCAGCCACG TGTTGTGGGGACAAGCAGTGGGGGGACTGGAGGCCCCACTTGGCTGTGATTCTGTCAAATCAGGCTGGGGATCCGGAGCTGCACCAACGTGCTATTGTCACCATGGGGGACACCTTGG CGGGGAAAGGGCTGGTGGAGGCCGCTCACTTCTGCTATCTCGTGGCTCACGTGCCCTTTGGCCACTATACCGTGAAGACAGACCATCTGGCCTTGCTGGGCAGCAGTCACAG CCAAGAGTTTTTGAAATTCGCAACAACCGAGGCTATCCAGAGGACGGAAATCTTCGAGTACTGCCAGATGCTGGGCCGCCCCAAGTCCTTCATCCCTTCTTTTCAG GTATATAAGCTCCTTTATGCTTCCCGTCTGGCAGATTatggcctggcctcccaggccctgCATTACTGCGAAGCCATCGGCGCAGCTGTCCTGAGCCAGGGAGAGAGTAGTCACCCTGTGCTATTAGTGGAGCTCATCAAG CTGGCAGAGAAACTGAAGCTGTCGGATCCTCTGGCTTTAGAAAGACGCCGTGGGGACAGGGACCAGGAGCCAGATTGGCTACTTCAACTGCGGAGGAGGCACAGGGAGCTGGAG CAAAAGGCAGCAGGAGACATTGGAGATCCTCCTTCTGCTCGCTCAGATATTTCGGGAGCCAGAGGAAGAATCACAG ACACTTCCTGCCAGGATCTTTTGGGACATCAAGGCCACTCAGAAGTCCCTGGGTACCACTCAGCTCTGTGGCCAACACCTGAGCAGACGAGCCTCcctgagcccagcccacagcagcCCTTCCCCCTGCAGCAGGGCCCCTACCCAGTGGGAGGAGGTTCAGGGCACATGGAGGCGCCGGTGCCTCTCTACTCTGTTCCTGAGCCCCGTCTCCCAGGGCCCAGCAGCGACAGTGGCGGAGACAGTGTGGCAGTGACAGGGGCTCCTGGAGGAAGGGTCTGGGAGGAAGCACTGCCGACACACCCTCCCTCTG GAGAGAGCGCAGCATCCCAAGACACCTCTTGGCAACTCGATGATCCAAAGGACATTTCCAAACCTCAG GCCCCACCGGCCCCCAAAGCGCACAGTTTCTCAGAGAGTTCCACCAACGTGGGCCAGGAAGACCAGGAAGAGTCCTCTGAGGAAGCAGATCAGGAACCTTCCCCCAGtgctgcagagagagagaagcgGGGGGACTTGAAGGAGAACGCGAAG AGCTCAGGATTTGGCTGGTTCAGCTGGTTTAGGTCGAAGCCCGCGAGCAACGTGTCGCCCTCTGGAGAGGAGGACGCCTCAGACAGCACTGACTCGGAG GAGCCCCCCAGAGCGTCCTCTCCCCACCAGGGACTCTCACCCATGCCTCTTCTTGAGTCTCCACCTCTGCCTGGTGCTGGCGCCTCCTCCAGGGGCACAG GTGGGGGAGACCTTGGAAGATCCTCGTCCAGGGGGGCAACAGCCGAGGGCACTTGGACTGGAGGGTTCTCGGAGCTTGAG GGTGTCTCTTCTGAGCTCCATTCCAGACCTGGCGTTCTTCCTCCACCTGCCTTGCAAGGGGCTGTTCCGCTCTACAACCCATCTCAGGTTCCCCAG CTCCCCAGGGCTCCCAGCCTGAGTCGGCCGAGCCGCCTAGCTCAGCGCCGCTACCCAACCCAGCCTTGCTGA